The Zea mays cultivar B73 chromosome 7, Zm-B73-REFERENCE-NAM-5.0, whole genome shotgun sequence DNA segment TATGATGCATTCATGATGGTCTCATCTCATGTTCGTGTGGTGGAAATTCTTTCAAACCGTGTCTATACATTTATTATAATGTTTTGAATAATTTTCTAGGTATTTCCCCGCTTTCTAGTGCTTAATTCGATTTCCAGAAGCATTAAATGATAAGTTCATCAGATTTTTTTTGTGTATCTTGCTGTTCTTACATTACTAGAGAACGAGCAATCACTACGGGTTGAGAACCGAATGCAATACTAGATTCACATTCGGTACTAGGCAATCAGGACTAATTAAAGGCATCAATCTTTATTTGGTAGCATGGCCTGGTACTAAAGGGAGGCCTCTAGTGTAGGTTTTTGGCTCGAATAAGTACTAAAGGTTCTCTCTTTAGTAACCTGCTCTAGGATTAAATTTATACTATAAAGATGGAATTTTAGTACCATTGTGACTAGCCATTATCCATCGTTGAGCTCATGGTATCCGATGCTAACATCATGTCACGCGAACATGTCTAGTGAGTATAACCTCACTCAGTTGCATTTGCAACCGCCTTGAGTACCCTTCTCTAGTGCCTAGGTCGGTATGCCACCTAACATATTCGATGCATTTTAAACTCCCGCATACACGTTGTAGTTCTTACTGGGTGTCATATCCAGTATGGCATCTCACGATGATATTCGATGCACACCATCATGTCCATGTACTTAGTTCTTCGGCCCATTCTTCAGTGCAGGCACTGTTCCTGTCTGGTGCATAATTCGGTGCATCATTGGACACGGGTGATGCTCTTTGTAGCATATTTTCTTTGTTTCTTCATGTTTCTTTGTTTGGGTTTGTTTTGTCATCTTATGTCTTAGACTCTTGCTTGCTCTTCATAGGTCTTCAATAAGTCTTATAATATCTTGCTTTGAGGTGTTGATATTCTTAATCACTTGTTTCCTTTGTCTAAGTCCATGTTGCATCCATTGAACTATACTTGGTCCATTTTTTATTACACATACGTTATGTATTACGTTACGGGCTATTTTGAAACTAGTTTAACGTTGTGAAATGAGTGTTTACCAcacattgaatttgcttataacagATCAATTGACACCACAACAAAGTTGAGTTGCATCATGATCATGTATGGTTTTAATCCTCATGCTTCTATTGACTTACTACCATTATCACCTTTTGAAACTGTGAACTTAGGTGCTACACATCCATCAAAATTTATTTCCAAATTACATGAAATAACTAAATTAAACATTGTAAAGATGAATACAAAGTATAGAATTGTTGGTAGTAAAGGATAGAAGAAAGTCAAATTAGATCTAGCTGATTTAGTGTGGGTTCATTTGAAGAAAAATAGGTTTCTTATTTGCGAAAGTCTAATAAACTCATGCCATGTGTCTATCACCTTTTAAAATTCTCAAAAAAGGTAAATGATAACGTATATAAACTTGAGTTGCCCCTAGATTTTGAGGTTAGTTACACCTTTAATATTTCAGATTTAAATCCATATAGCGGCATGGTGTTTTCATCGGAGAAACGGTGAGGAAGATAAGCTTAATTTGAGAAATACTCGATTTCAACAGAGAGAACGATGATGGTATTACTTCCTTAGTACCGGGCCATGCTAAGGAAGAGTAGAGTAAAACGAACATGAAAAAGGACAAAGGATCGAGGAGGGCCACGTAGAATGGCTGCATCACACGGAATTTCAAGTCCAAATCAGCCTCGGCTTCACTGTAAAAAACTCCAGGACTAATAAACCTTAAAAAAGAGTGATTCTGGCAGCATATGGTAAAGCAAGAGATTCTGACAGCACATGATAAAGTTTCGGGACACCCTTTACTGCCCATATTGATCCATATATATGTTGGATTGGGCTAGAAAAGCCTGATGAGGCGGTTGTTTGGGTTGCCTTTTAACATGGACTAGGCCGAACATTAAGGACGCGGATGGGCCGGACCCCGTGTATTGCGTAACTGGATGGACGGGCCAGGGCTGGCGGAAAACGCACACGAGCCCAACCGAAAGCCGCGCCACTGTCCGGACTCAGCAGACTGAATGGAGAAATTCCCCTCCCCTCTGCCGTGGCTGCGTCTGATTCCTTCTCGGGTTGAGTGCGACCAGGGGCGAAAGCTCGTCTCGGCTCGTTATACTAACGAGTTAAACATCTAGCTCAGCTCGACTCATTAGATAGCTCGAGCCAGCTCATTAAGCTCGCGAGCCAAACAACTAAATACAAAGATttacgtatatatatatatatatatatatatatatatatatatatatatatatatatatatatatatatatatatatatatatatatgcaacgTATCCTGTGTAAAAGGTTCTCCTGTGTAAACATGCTAAAACGTCTTAACAACCTTTGGATCCAGAATCAAAGGCTAATCTTAATCCCACCTGATAATCTTGTGTTTTTTCTAAAGAACCCCCTCCTGGTAATCTGGTGCGGTGGCGGTTAGGTGGGATTAAAATTAGCCTTTGATTCTGGATCCAAAGGTTGTTAAGGCGTTTTAGCATTTTTACACAGGATACGttgcctatatatatatatataactgaaAATCATATTTTATGTATTTAACACTACAAACCCAAAATCTTTATAATGTTATTATCATATCATCATCCTAGCTTCTAACTTTTAATATTAAATTAAATAACCAACTATGTATTAACTTACAGATTTACAAACCCTTATAATAAGATAGCAATAAACATCATTATAAAGCAATTTATCATTCATTTCACAAACATGCAACATTTTATTGCACAACACTAACATCATATGCTGCTAGAAACAAAGTTCACAAAACCATAACCAATAATCAAATATTAAATATACAATGTATGTATGTAGCCATACAATAATGCAAATATTTAAGCACATGTCACATTCATACATGTCCATTTCACAGATCATAACTACGAGAAAACAAGACTATGTGAGATGAGACGACACCAACGACTAGACAAACTTGTGTTGTGGCTTGGCTCGTTTGGCTCGCGAGCTAGCTCACGAGCTAACCCGAGCTGGCTCATTATAGAACCGAGCTAAAATGCTAGTTTGGCTCGTTACAAAATTAAAACAAACCGAGTCGAACTAAGTTactaacgagccgagtcgagtgaGTTATCGAGGCACGAGTATTTCGTTCAGCGTGCAACTCGCGCGAGACCGCGGGCGCGTGGGTCCCTCGACTCCATGGCCAGTCGAGACTTGGCTGCCGCCGTCGATAAGGTCCATTGACCACTGTGATATCGTAAAGGCGGCAAGTGATCAATCTCTGCAGCCGACCGTTCAACGGGGTCGGGGTCAGCCGCCAAAGGGCGGCCGTCTGACATACTCGGATCGAGGACTGGAAGTCTATACTCTATAGATTGATTGGGAGTTTTATTTTTTTTTGGCCTGCAACCTTAGACGGTGGAGTCGTCAACGGATGCTGGTTTCCGAAGCTAACATAAATTTCCACATAATTGGTTATTCGCACCATTTCATCATGAATTAGCGTGTGCGTTGACTTTGACTGAGAGTTTGTTTGGTTGCCTGTACGCGAGGAATTATGACTGCATGAGTGGATGCAAAATAAGTCATTCTGATGTCATTTACCTACATCTGCACATACGCCAGAAATAGTCGTACCTCACCGACCAGGCTCACGTGAGACTGTATGTGTAGACGCAGTAAACCAATGAGACCCAAACTGAATGCGATCCCGTACAAGTGTTAAACTAACAGCTGGTTGCAGGGAACATGCGCAATTGTTTAGGGTTTTCGGATCTTCAGGATCGGTGGCGTCGCTCAGAGGTATGTATGTGTGTGACTGACTGACTGACAGATCAATCAATTCGAATTCACAATCGTCCAAATACCTTTTTGAGTTGCTAGACTGACAGATCAATTTGAATTCTTGACCTTACAACAAAAACGTATTTGTTGGATTCCAGCCACATCGCACAAAGGAATAATCCCTCCTCTCCAAAAAAAAAACAATACGATAAAAAAATTATAAATAGCGTGCAACACAACACCACACCACAACACCTAGTCTAGGATTTACGCACGACGCACCGCTGGTTCTTGCTCCAGCACGGTCGTCGTCGGGTGGTTCGCCGCCTCTGCGAGAATTCAAGGAACTCTGAATTAATTAACCACGTGTGACTGAATCTGAATGAGCCACTCACCACTTCCATGCCAGCCATCCCGATCACCAGACAGCTGAATTACCCACGCGTGTGCACgcaccgtcgccgccgccgccgccggagagGCCCTGGTCGTGGCGCTCGACGCACTGGAGGATGTACTTGAAGGCCTCGGTCTCGCAGGGGATGGCGAGCGCGCCTTGGTGCCGGAACCCGAACTCCTCCTCGGCCTTCTCCAGCAGCAGCCGGAACACGGGGTGCGCCAGGTAGCTGGTGGGGATCACGAACCGCCGCTGCTCGGGCCCCACGTACACGGGGCAGTAGCCCCGCGGGACGTCCGGCGGCGGCTCCGGGCTGTGGCAGCTCTCGTCGTCCGACACCGAGTCCGCCGTCTCCGTGCGCCGCAGCCGCCGCAGCACGAACGGCGGGATCGCCGGCGCCACCGCCCCCTCCGGCACGCCGGCATGGCCACGGCCCTCCTCCtcccgctgctgctgctgcttcgcACCCAGCGCCGTGAAATGCCACCTGTGCAGCAGCTCTCGCAGCCGCACGATCTGCTTCACGCCCGACGCCGCCTTCGCGCCGTCGTCGTCGCCCATGACGCTTGCGCGCGCACGGACAGTCGCCGTACACCTTCGCAGTGATGGTTTCTTGGATCTCTGAACAGCTTGATGAGAGCTTCCTTCGAGACGAAACAAGGGAAAGGGATGGAGAGAAGTCTGGCATGCAGGACCTGGGTAATCACGTCGTACTCGTTCGTTGTACTCCATCGATCAGCGGGTAACATGGCTAAAAtaaacaaaaagaaaaaaagattCCTTCGCCGCGGATTGTTTATAAAATGGCTGATTAGCTAATCGCCGGCGTGTGGCTCAAGAATGCCACCGTTTctctgtttttttttaaaaaaaactttagatgtttagttctCTGAACTTTTTATATATTTAATTAATTTTCTGAACGGAAACAGCAAAAGCTGGATGCCTGGATGGATGTGCTGGAAATATCTCGAAGTTTTCCGCGGTTTCATACACCGTGCAGTAAGCACAAGAACGTGGTTGCATGCCTGCATAATTGTGTTGGATCGCTGCTAGTAATTAGTAGGCTATCTTCGTTATTTTCTTCCTATACCACTCCCTATTTTAAATTCTACGGTATGTTTTCCAAACATTATTTTGTACACCTATATACACGCTTCACTGAAGATAGCTTTAGAACAATGGAGCACCCAAACCAGGACGTCTACTTTTGATTTATTTGGTTGCTCCTCGGCGCTCTGGAGGGAGCCCGAGCAGAGGCCGTGACTCAAGGCCACGCCGCCACGGGGACCGAAAGAGCAACCACCATCAGGAAGGCTGGTTCCACGCTCCAAGGCCTGACAATGTGGTTATCTGAATCCTAAGGACATGATTATCTGAACGAGAGTGGAAAGTAGATAGGAGACTATAGTTATTTTTCATTAGTGTAACACGCATTCGTGTATGTGTGGGCTGGCCTATGACAGGTTACCTCAAACGATCGTTCCTCGTTATCATCGATAGGTGCTCGTCTCTTGTCGCAACAGTGGCTCGCCGGAGGCCATGAGGTGTTACACCTGGTATCAAAGCTCTCTTGTCCTCGACAAGGGAGTGGGTGACTCGGGAGCGAGAAGACTCATTAGATTATGCGGTCAACCGCTAGAGTTGAAGAAGGGACTGAGCATGGTGTAGAGAGCGAACACGACAACACTGACCACAACCTTCGGTATAGTCTCGATTGGTGTTGGAGGTGATGGTCGTGGAGTCAAGACAGAGCGAAGCTTGGTGAGAGAAGATGTTGGCCCTGGAACGACCGACAGGGAGGATGGAAGAGGTACAACAACAGTTGTTGGGGCAGATGAGGCTCATAGACGAGGTGGCAAAACAGGAGAACGAAGAGAGGCCTATTCTGGCTTGAAAGGTGCAGGAGAATGGTAAGGCGCTAGCACGTTTGAGGTTGGAGTCGATGGCGAAGGATCTGGAAGACCATACCGAGGATTCACAGCTAGATAGTTCTAGTAAGAGATGGGGAATAAAACAACCTTGGCATGCTAGGGAAAGAGTTCAGAACTTGTCGGTGGATGGACATAGGGATGTCCTTGAGAGTGTCTATGAGAATCTACAACAACATTTGTCGAAGTCATCCTTCCGAAGTTTGATGGAACTAACCCAACAATTTGGTTGGCGGAGTGAGAGGACTATTTTGGATTGTTCCAGGTTCCTGAAGCCATGAAGGTTACCAGGGCCTCAATGCATATGGAGGGCAATACTACCTATTGGTTGCAGGTAGTTAAGTTGAAGGGAGCATTGGGGAATTGTAGGAATTTATCATGAATGTTGTTGAATAAATTCAAAGCTGATGAATATCCTCAAGCAATGAGGAGGCTATTGCATCTGAGACGGAGAGGAGGTGTGGAAGAATATGTTCAGGATTTTGAAGAGGCTAGATATATATGCTACAACAATGCATAATCTAGACTTGGATGATGTATTCTTTGTTACCCAATTCATTTCTAGGTTGAAAATTGACTTGGATGAGGTGTTTTTTGTTCTTTATGTGCCCTGATATCGTTACATAACGATAGTAATATATTAAAATTTGATTAAATTAAGCATGCCATATCAACATGCATCACTAATATGTATATATGTGGATATATTATAATACACAATGACAATCATATAACAAAATTATGTTGAGGTTAGCACTTCTACCCCTCTAGGGTCTCACTTTAAACTCTATCACTTATCTTAAGTAACATGGTGCAAGTTTTAAATGATTGGGCATGCTATTTTAGTATTTAAGAAGACACTCTATGGTCTAAAATTTTactttattttttaaaaaatagaGTTAATGCAACTTGAGAACCAAAAAATGTATACATGTCAATGAAAATAAAATATGAAAAATCAGTAAATTAGATTCACAACTTGTATATAAGATATGAGACACAACAAAGGACCCATAGTAATAACAAGATTTCAAATTAGCTGTGTATTTAGAATATACTTATATGCATGCAAAGTAAAAAATATATGAATATAGATGAAAAATATATAAATCATTCTCTTGCAAAAAATAATTAATAAATTTATAGTAATTAGATATTGACTAAGAagtatctattatgtctaatttgTAGAAAACAAACAGAAATAAAAACATACAATTTAGTATAAACAATTCTTTATAAGTAGATGTATCTTTTAAACAATAAATCTCTTAAAATTCTAAAACATCAATATCGAAATCTGGCTCTTTGCTAAGTGTCAAACAAAAAATGCTCAGGAAAAAACACTCAATAAAGAAGCGCTTTGCCAAGTGGTTtttcgacactcggcaaaaagcttcTTGCCGAGTGTTAGGCCGTGTGCAGCAGTTCAACCATATGTCACCCAAAACATTGTTTTACGCTGTTGACTGCACTTTTCGCTGTGTGGAGTTTGAATATGAGTATGTCTATGGGTATGAATAAGatgctggagatagccttagaCAAAGAGCTTCTATGCAGAATGTTTTTTCGACACTAGGGAAAACAATTTTCATATCACATTTTGAAGTAGTACAATTTTGTTTTGATTATTTCTTCATATAACAAAATAACAAAACTTATGTATCTCTTTTGTAGTTTATGAATCTAGAAGAGATATGTATTACATTTATGAACAATGTTAGAACCACCATGTTGGCTGAACAAATGATCAAACAACCACAATAAAACttcgtagatcttgagaagttatataaTTTTATAGTTGGCAATTTTTTAATTTGAAGTTATCTTGTCAACAACAACTATGTTTGAATTAAAAATTCAAATTCAAGATTTCTAAACTACCTTGGATGGAAGACCAACCAAAATgatagttgtaggtcttgaaaagttACAAAACTTTATAGTCGACAACGTTTTTATTTGAATCATCTTGTCATGTAAAATTatgtttgaatttcaaattttgaatttttcaagCAACATCGGATGGGAAACCACCAAAATGGAAGTTATAGTTGTCAAAAAGTTATTTAACTTTGTAGTTCACTaccttttgatttgaaatcatattatcatagaaaaatatgtttgaagttttcaaatttgaaaatcaAAATTGTAAATGACCTCGGATGAAGAAACTACCAAAATGAAAGTTATAGATCTCAAAACGTTATGCAACTTTGTAGTTTACGACTTTTGCATTTGAATTCATTTAGTGTCTGAAACAATCAATTTATACTTGGTTTGTTATAATATGTGGGAGAGAAAAACGTAATGCAGACGCAATTAATATATGGGTGAAGTGGTAGAGGAAGTTACGCGCAAGAGGAGATCAGCAATTTGAATCCCACCAGCCGCAAGCAcggtaaaaaggggagaaagataGCAGTTATGAAGTTATAGGATTTGTTTTTTGGTTTTCTGAGTTTGGGGACTCAAGTGACGTACACAACATGCCAAGTTCGAGCACTGCTACTGTATTTTACTCGACTAGTCACACTCGGTATAGAAACTGCGCAGAGGGTGGTCCATGGGagctttctttgtcgagtgcctctaACCCAGGTGCTTGGCGAAGGCTCGGTCACCGTCACTCGTTGTCGTCACGATGACTTTACTTTGCCGAGTATCGTTGGGCACTCGACAAACTCTTTGTTGAGTGTCCGATAGAAAGTTTTCGGCAAAGAGACCGTTGCCGACATAAGATTCACCGAGTAACCTTTACCgaacatggcactcggcaaagggtttgTCGAGTGCTTTTGATTGTTTGTCGAGAATGCCCGTGGCACTCGGCGAAGAAGCCGTCTCCAGTATTGATCATAAACCATATTAATAGTGATGAACTAATTATTATATAGGTGGATTGTACTATCTCTGTTCACAAATATATGACGCCGTCTTTTTTCCATGACTTTTATTATTCGCTTTATTCAGACTATTTATTTGAAAGTCTAAAATTTCAATTCACGCTAAAACAACCTTAACCTTAAGTGATAAAACTAAtcatataataataaaataaataatggcGCACATTTTTTTTGAATAAGCGCAGGTAGTAACGTAATAGGATCGGCGTTACTGTGAATGCATGCAGCTCACTTGATATATGGGTGAAGTGGTAGAGGAAGTTACGCGCAAGAGGGAGATCAGCAGTTTGAATCCCACCGGCCGCAAGCACGGTAAAAAAGGGAGAAAGATAGCAGTCAGCAAGTTATAGGATTCGTTTTTTGGTTTTCTGAGTTTGGGGACTCAAGTGACGTACACAACATGCCAAGTTCGAGCACTGCTACTGCATTTTACTCGAATAGCCACACTCGATATAGAAACTGCGCAGGGGGTGGTCCATGGGAGCTTTGTTTGTCGAGTGCCTCTAACCAAGATGCTCGGCAAAGGCTCGGTCACCATAACGATGTCATCACAACGACTTTACTTTGTCGAGCATTGTTGGGCACTCGACAAACTCTTTgttgagtgcccgataaaaagttcTCAGCAAAGAGGTCGTGCCGAGATCAAATTCATCGAGTAATCTTTACCgaatgtggcactcggcaaagggtttgtcgagtgcttttgattgtttgtcgagtgtctatggcactcggcaaagaagccgtcTCCGGTAGTGGTCATATATATTAATAGTGATGAACTAATTATTATATAGGTGGATTGTACTCTCTctgttcataaatatatgacgCTGTATTTTTTTCCATAACTTTTACCATTCGTTTTATTCAGACTATTTATTGAAAGTCTAAAATTTCAATTCACATTAAAACAACCTTAACCTTAAGTGATAAAACTAATCACAACAAAATAAATAATAGCTCACATTTTTTTAATAAGCGCAGGTGTAGTAACGTAATAGGATCGGCGTTACTGTGAATGCATGCAGCTCACTCTTGTGTGCTTGATAAATTATTAACTCCGCAAGTCACCTACGTGTTGGTCGATGGGGCTAGATCTTCATCTCCAGATAAGGCCAGAGGGCATCGCTTGGAAAGCTGGCGGCAGCAACGTGCGAGCACATGATCGTCGACGGACGGACTCGCTACCCCTACACCCCTATCCCTACGACGGCCGGGGAAGCGTACAACGCGATGCCCGGCCGGCCTCCCTCCTCCCAGCTAGCAGCAGGTACGGTATGTATCATCACATGAGGCGTCGACGCTTTGTCCATCGGCATGCATGCATGTCTCGTACGCCGGCCGCATATGCCACCGAATCACGACACGACAAAGATGGATCGACCTGCTGGACTCCTTTTCAATTCCTTCCTTTTTTTGTTGATTATTCCAAGGTTTCTAGCTAATAGTCTCAGAAGCTTATTAgcttttttattaattattttacTTCTTCCAAGCTGTTCTAGGAGAGCTACAAGCTATAGCTAGCTGCCCCCTTCGTGTAGTAGCCTCACATCTTGTGTCGATCTGTGTTGATGCCGGATTCATTCATTCCTAAAGGGAAACCTGCATACCTGGAGTGTGCAAAAAGTGACCACCGACCGACTCTATCTACACATGTATGTACACGAGAACAAGAACAAGCTAGGACAAACGCCAGCCGTTGAAATGTTTATGCCCTTTCGTTCCCGTACCTGCTACAGCTGTGTCTATTATGCAGGGAAGAGGAATAAAAGGATGGGTGGCTCGCTCTCTGGCCATGCCCGGCACCGCCAGGCCGGGCGTAAGCGGGATATTTATTGCTTGGGCCTTGGGACGGACCCAAATATAGCCTTGGCCCATGGATAGTGCCATCATGGGCCAGGACCGTCCACAGGAAGGAGCAGTGCCTTCATCACGATGGATGATCTGACGAAAAAAGCGAACCTGACGGGCATCCAATCCGCTGTAGCCTGTAGGCACACACACGAAAGCGCCAAAAGATCTCTCCGTCGCTGTAGACCTGTAGCTGTAGGCACTGATGTGGCACGCGAAGTGACGGCATGGTCCTCTTTCAGGATCAAAAGGAAACCTAAAGAAGGGGCGCAGAATTAAAGCGCGTGCCAGCGCAATGCAACAGCGgcaagcaagcaagtgagaatgcTTAGCAAACTATTCTGACCATGAACACGACTCAACgtgtttctttttttttctctgaCTGCTCTCATCTTCTTTGGTTTCCATTTCGTTTATTGATTTAGCCCCTGCTGGACGCAGAAGTTGGTTTTTTAACCTGTATTTTTATCTGTAGGGGCTTCACCCTTCCATCTCCTCAAAGAAAACACGACTCAGAGTCTATTTATATCATCTAAATAGTTTGCGAAGTGTTGAGTGCCACCACATGTGGCACCTGGGAAGGCTCGACGGTCCGATCATGTGGCCCGCACGGTTCGCGCCCGAACAGTCCGTGATTAGACTATATCAAGCGAGATATCTCATTTTCCGTGCACGTTTATCCAACTAAATACGCGGATTTTGTTGGGTATCGTCTAGAAATGGGTCAGACCTCCCcatatatatatgaaggggtacgaccgattgcaCGCATCACCAATTAAATCAATCAATCAAAACTACTTTATTTCTTTCGTCCTTCATTGCATTAGGAGTAGGCGTAATTTAGAGCTAGCTTAGCTTTCCATCAACCTCAAATCTTCATCCTTCTTCGACTTTACATCGTCTAGGCACGTCCCAGATGGCCTGCCAATCCCGGGGCACCCCCTGGAACACTCATCCCTGACGGGATCCCTCATGGGGAGAGAGTTCTAGGGTTCTCCGACCCTCGCgtgcgcggatcgtccggccaGAGGGCAGAGGAGACTCGCTCCTGCTGCAGGGTCACGGACCGTCTGGTCTCATGCTATGGACCAGCTGCGCCGCCGTAGAGAGCACCCCCAGACGGTATGCTTCTAGTGTTTGGCCTCAAATCAGAGCAAACCCACTTTTTGACGACTCTGATGGTGACGTAATTAGGTGTTACCTAGCAAAGATTGGCCACAAATTACCTGTTCAAAGGATCGCACCGACGTTTCGCCCATCAACATCATAGAGCCAACTCTTGAGAATATGTCGGTTGAGGGTTAGTAGTGATTTGAGGAATATGTGAGGCAACGAAGATAGGAGACGCTGCGACGAgaggcacaatgaaatcaaggatGTGGAGGAACAGTACCTGAAGCACTTCAAGATGGATCGACACCATAAGATCATCAAG contains these protein-coding regions:
- the LOC103632809 gene encoding uncharacterized protein isoform X1; this translates as MEYNERVRRDYPGPACQTSLHPFPLFRLEGSSHQAVQRSKKPSLRRCTATVRARASVMGDDDGAKAASGVKQIVRLRELLHRWHFTALGAKQQQQREEEGRGHAGVPEGAVAPAIPPFVLRRLRRTETADSVSDDESCHSPEPPPDVPRGYCPVYVGPEQRRFVIPTSYLAHPVFRLLLEKAEEEFGFRHQGALAIPCETEAFKYILQCVERHDQGLSGGGGGDEAANHPTTTVLEQEPAVRRA
- the LOC103632809 gene encoding auxin-responsive protein SAUR41 isoform X2 codes for the protein MGDDDGAKAASGVKQIVRLRELLHRWHFTALGAKQQQQREEEGRGHAGVPEGAVAPAIPPFVLRRLRRTETADSVSDDESCHSPEPPPDVPRGYCPVYVGPEQRRFVIPTSYLAHPVFRLLLEKAEEEFGFRHQGALAIPCETEAFKYILQCVERHDQGLSGGGGGDGACTRVGNSAVW